The Pseudomonas sp. DG56-2 genome contains a region encoding:
- the dmpG gene encoding 4-hydroxy-2-oxovalerate aldolase: protein MELSGKQITVHDMCLRDGMHPKRHRISLQQMKDIACGLDQAGVPLIEVTHGDGLGGSSVNYGFPAHSDEEYLSAVIPLMKNAKVSALLLPGIGTVDHLKMAYELGVNTIRVATHCTEADVSEQHISHARKLGMDTVGFLMMAHMNSPEGLVKQGLLMESYGANCIYLTDSAGYLLPDDVSSRVAAMRAALKPQTEIGFHGHHNLSMGVANSIAAIAAGARRIDAACAGLGAGAGNTPMEVLVAVCDRMGIETGVSVFGIQDVAEDLVVPIMDFPIRSDRDALTMGYAGVYGSFLLFAKRAEQKYGVPAREILVEMGRRGMVGGQEDMIEDTAMTLARLRA, encoded by the coding sequence ATGGAACTTAGCGGCAAGCAAATCACCGTTCATGACATGTGCCTGCGTGACGGCATGCACCCCAAACGTCACCGCATCAGTTTGCAGCAGATGAAAGACATCGCCTGCGGTCTGGACCAGGCCGGAGTGCCCCTGATTGAAGTGACCCATGGCGACGGCCTGGGTGGCAGCTCGGTGAACTACGGGTTTCCGGCGCACAGCGATGAAGAGTACCTCTCAGCGGTGATTCCGTTGATGAAGAACGCCAAGGTGTCGGCGCTGCTTCTGCCCGGTATCGGCACCGTCGATCACTTGAAAATGGCCTACGAACTGGGCGTCAACACCATCCGTGTGGCCACCCACTGTACCGAGGCGGATGTCAGCGAGCAGCACATTTCCCATGCCCGCAAGCTGGGCATGGATACCGTCGGCTTTCTCATGATGGCGCACATGAACAGCCCCGAAGGCCTGGTCAAGCAAGGGTTGCTGATGGAAAGCTACGGCGCCAACTGCATCTACCTCACCGACTCCGCCGGCTACCTGCTGCCCGATGATGTCAGCTCACGGGTAGCCGCCATGCGCGCAGCGCTCAAACCGCAGACCGAGATCGGTTTTCATGGTCACCATAACCTGTCCATGGGCGTCGCCAACTCCATCGCAGCGATTGCAGCAGGCGCTCGGCGAATCGACGCTGCCTGTGCCGGGCTGGGTGCCGGTGCGGGCAATACACCGATGGAAGTGCTGGTGGCGGTGTGTGACCGCATGGGCATCGAGACCGGCGTCAGCGTGTTTGGCATTCAGGACGTGGCCGAAGATCTGGTGGTGCCGATCATGGACTTCCCGATTCGCAGCGACCGCGATGCATTGACCATGGGCTACGCCGGGGTTTATGGATCGTTCCTGCTGTTTGCCAAGCGTGCCGAGCAGAAATACGGCGTGCCGGCGCGGGAGATTCTGGTGGAGATGGGACGCCGCGGAATGGTTGGTGGACAAGAGGACATGATCGAGGATACCGCGATGACATTGGCGCGGCTGCGGGCTTAA
- a CDS encoding acetaldehyde dehydrogenase (acetylating) — MSKKIKCALIGPGNIGTDLLYKLMRSDVLEPVWMVGIEAGSEGLQRARELGLKTTADGVDGLLPHVLEDQVQIAFDATSAYVHAENSRKLNALGVLMIDLTPCAIGPYCVPPVNLKANLARGEMNVNMVTCGGQATIPLVAAVSSVQPVDYAEIIATAASKSVGPGTRKNIDEFTRTTARAVEQVGGAKQGKAIIIVNPAEPPLIMRDTVHCLTADTPDEAAIRAAIAAMIEQVQCYVPGYKLVNGPVFDGNRVSIFMEVEGLGDYLPKYAGNLDIMTAAAARTAEMFAEEIIKGELVLRASTEPATA, encoded by the coding sequence ATGAGCAAAAAGATCAAATGTGCGCTGATCGGGCCGGGCAATATCGGCACCGACCTGCTCTACAAACTGATGCGCAGCGACGTGCTGGAACCGGTGTGGATGGTGGGTATCGAAGCCGGATCGGAAGGCCTGCAGCGCGCTCGTGAGCTGGGCCTGAAAACCACCGCCGATGGCGTCGACGGGCTTTTGCCCCATGTGCTGGAAGACCAGGTGCAGATTGCCTTCGATGCCACCTCCGCCTACGTCCATGCCGAAAACTCGCGCAAGCTCAATGCGCTCGGCGTGTTGATGATCGACCTGACCCCGTGCGCCATCGGCCCCTACTGCGTACCGCCGGTCAACCTCAAGGCCAACCTTGCCCGTGGCGAGATGAACGTCAACATGGTCACCTGTGGTGGCCAGGCGACGATTCCGCTGGTCGCGGCGGTGTCGAGTGTGCAGCCGGTGGACTATGCCGAAATCATCGCCACCGCTGCCTCTAAATCGGTGGGCCCTGGCACGCGCAAGAACATCGATGAGTTCACCCGCACCACCGCGCGTGCCGTCGAGCAGGTTGGCGGGGCGAAACAGGGCAAGGCAATCATCATCGTCAACCCGGCCGAGCCGCCACTGATCATGCGCGACACCGTGCATTGCCTGACCGCCGACACCCCGGACGAGGCAGCCATTCGCGCCGCTATCGCGGCAATGATCGAACAGGTTCAGTGCTATGTGCCTGGCTACAAGCTGGTCAACGGCCCGGTGTTCGATGGCAACCGGGTATCGATCTTCATGGAAGTCGAGGGCTTGGGCGACTACCTGCCCAAGTATGCCGGCAACCTCGACATCATGACCGCCGCAGCGGCACGCACGGCCGAGATGTTTGCAGAAGAAATCATCAAGGGTGAACTGGTGCTGCGCGCCAGCACCGAACCCGCCACTGCATAA
- a CDS encoding fumarylacetoacetate hydrolase family protein produces the protein MDASLITALGDELFNALRGRTTLAPLTQRHPAISLDQAYRISLRFLQRREALGERVIGKKIGVTSRAVQQMLDVHQPDFGFLTDAMQVDDGSEISFARYQLIQPRAEGEIAFILGEDLKGPGIRAADVLAASQSVAPCFEIVDSRIDNWQIRIQDTVADNASCGVFALGEQRIDPRGLDLARVEMHMLKNGQPAGSGLGSAVQGHPCEAVAWLANTLGELGIPFRKGEIILSGALAPLVPLIPGDRINLSMSGLGNASLRFVA, from the coding sequence ATGGATGCCTCCCTGATCACCGCCCTGGGCGATGAACTGTTCAATGCCTTGCGTGGGCGCACCACCCTCGCGCCGCTTACTCAGCGCCACCCGGCCATCAGCCTGGACCAGGCCTATCGCATTTCGCTGCGTTTTCTGCAGCGGCGTGAAGCCCTGGGTGAACGGGTTATCGGCAAAAAAATCGGCGTTACCAGCCGCGCCGTGCAACAGATGCTCGATGTGCACCAACCCGACTTCGGCTTTCTTACCGATGCCATGCAAGTGGACGATGGCAGCGAAATCAGTTTTGCCCGCTATCAGCTGATCCAGCCAAGAGCCGAAGGTGAGATAGCGTTCATTCTCGGCGAAGACCTCAAAGGCCCCGGCATTCGCGCCGCGGACGTGTTGGCCGCAAGCCAGTCGGTGGCGCCGTGCTTCGAGATTGTTGATTCACGCATCGACAACTGGCAGATCCGCATCCAGGACACCGTGGCCGATAACGCCTCGTGCGGCGTGTTCGCACTGGGTGAACAGCGCATCGACCCGCGTGGCCTGGACTTGGCGCGGGTCGAGATGCACATGCTCAAGAACGGTCAACCTGCCGGTAGCGGCCTCGGTTCGGCAGTCCAGGGGCACCCATGCGAGGCCGTGGCGTGGCTCGCCAATACCCTTGGCGAGCTGGGCATTCCATTTCGCAAAGGCGAAATCATTCTCTCCGGCGCTTTGGCACCCCTGGTGCCGTTGATCCCCGGTGATCGCATCAACCTGTCGATGAGCGGCCTGGGTAACGCCAGCCTGCGCTTTGTCGCCTGA
- a CDS encoding glucose 1-dehydrogenase, whose protein sequence is MSILQRFQLPGSVAIVTGSGRGIGRAIALAYAEAGADVICSARSAEDIERVADEVRSLGRRALAIACDVNDSEQRLALVRQSQEQFGRITHLVNNAGGGGPNDALQMSPEQFEQILRFNVTSTYALCQLCVPLMREAGGGNIINVSSVAARYAQRQFSAYGTAKAALSHLTRLLAQDFAPQVRVNAVAPGPTMTEALNKVMPAAMREAMETNTPLKCLGSPEDIAAAALYLASPASAWVTGKIIDVDGGADSSVWPA, encoded by the coding sequence GGTCGCGCCATTGCCCTGGCGTATGCCGAAGCCGGCGCCGATGTGATCTGCAGTGCGCGAAGCGCCGAGGACATCGAGCGGGTTGCCGACGAGGTGCGCAGCCTTGGACGCCGCGCCCTGGCCATTGCTTGCGACGTCAACGACAGCGAGCAACGCCTGGCCTTGGTGCGTCAGAGCCAGGAACAGTTCGGGCGCATCACCCACCTGGTGAACAATGCCGGCGGCGGTGGCCCCAACGATGCCCTGCAGATGAGCCCGGAGCAGTTCGAGCAGATCCTGCGCTTCAACGTCACCAGTACCTATGCCTTGTGCCAACTGTGTGTGCCGCTGATGCGTGAAGCCGGGGGCGGCAACATCATCAACGTAAGCTCGGTGGCGGCGCGCTATGCCCAACGCCAGTTCAGCGCCTATGGCACTGCCAAAGCAGCTTTGAGCCACCTGACCCGCCTGCTGGCCCAGGATTTCGCCCCCCAGGTGCGCGTCAACGCCGTTGCCCCGGGGCCAACCATGACTGAAGCCTTGAACAAGGTCATGCCGGCAGCCATGCGTGAGGCGATGGAAACCAACACGCCGCTCAAATGCCTGGGTAGCCCGGAAGATATCGCTGCCGCTGCCCTCTACCTGGCCAGCCCGGCTTCAGCCTGGGTCACCGGCAAGATCATCGATGTCGATGGCGGCGCCGACAGTAGCGTCTGGCCTGCCTGA